A single Petrotoga sp. 9PWA.NaAc.5.4 DNA region contains:
- the pgmB gene encoding beta-phosphoglucomutase, translating into MIKACIFDLDGVIVDTAKYHFLAWKKLADELNIKFTEKDNERLKGVSRLESLEIVLKLGNLQLIQDEKIKLAEKKNDYYIEYISALTEDDILPGVRDFIEKLRINNIKMAIASASKNTKIILKKLKLEQKFDVIIDGTMIINAKPDPEIFLKAAEELKVRPEECVVFEDAIAGIQAAKKAKMKVIGVGSAQILQDADKVIRNFEGLDISVFKDL; encoded by the coding sequence TTGATAAAAGCATGCATATTCGACTTAGACGGAGTGATAGTTGACACAGCAAAATATCACTTTCTTGCATGGAAAAAATTAGCTGATGAATTAAATATTAAATTCACAGAAAAAGATAATGAAAGATTAAAAGGAGTTAGTAGATTAGAAAGTTTGGAAATAGTTTTAAAATTAGGAAATCTACAATTAATTCAAGATGAAAAAATAAAGTTAGCCGAAAAGAAAAATGATTATTATATAGAATATATAAGTGCATTAACTGAAGATGATATTCTTCCCGGAGTACGGGATTTTATTGAAAAACTTAGAATAAACAACATTAAAATGGCAATAGCCTCTGCAAGTAAGAACACCAAAATTATTTTAAAAAAGTTAAAATTAGAGCAAAAGTTTGATGTCATAATTGATGGGACTATGATTATTAATGCAAAACCCGATCCTGAAATTTTTTTAAAAGCAGCTGAGGAACTAAAAGTAAGACCTGAAGAATGTGTGGTTTTTGAAGATGCTATTGCAGGGATTCAGGCTGCTAAAAAAGCAAAAATGAAAGTAATTGGAGTCGGTAGTGCACAAATATTGCAAGATGCTGATAAGGTTATAAGAAATTTTGAAGGTTTAGATATTTCAGTGTTTAAAGATCTTTGA